A genomic window from Solanum stenotomum isolate F172 chromosome 10, ASM1918654v1, whole genome shotgun sequence includes:
- the LOC125842882 gene encoding F-box/FBD/LRR-repeat protein At1g13570-like: MKSATISNFPCNVLDKILGSLPLKDAVKTSILSKDWRYKWVTRAELDFRSEFFTSFNDNQEAKKIIYQVLRLHQGPILKLTLQHPNLICYRDIYNWMLFLSKKNAQELTLQIFTGNNCHLPSYLFTFQQLRHLDLDMCFFHPPPDFKGFAKLISINLQHVIFDPTIFRNLITKCPLLESLMLTRCTTFDVLEIDAPNLKCFDFLGTSKFICFKNVPMLKTVAVCINRILMDTSTFCSNLTKFFHFMPSLEEFELGGSSLEYLNMGGILENPPAALNNVKSLCISDMSFRNVEEVSSAVYLITSCPKLQELTIECEAVGIVVEPVIQFLRAKAISCGAMKLLKSVEMRYFIGFEMEIEFVKFILASAPVLKEIFIWSSGQFHRGTQMMDEIKQFHRESPNVRFKFEEM, from the exons ATGAAGAGTGCTACAATTAGCAATTTTCCCTGTAATGTCTTGGATAAAATTCTTGGGAGCTTGCCTTTGAAAGATGCAGTGAAGACCAGTATCTTGTCAAAAGATTGGAGGTACAAATGGGTAACGCGTGCAGAACTTGATTTTCGTAGTGAGTTTTTCACATCTTTCAACGACAACCAAGAAGCCAAGAAAATAATTTACCAAGTCCTACGACTGCATCAAGGACCGATACTAAAGTTGACTCTCCAACATcctaatttgatatgttatcGTGATATTTATAATTGGATGCTCTTCTTGTCAAAGAAAAATGCCCAGGAACTCACCCTTCAAATATTCACAGGCAACAACTGTCATTTACCTTCTTATCTTTTCACATTTCAGCAACTAAGACATCTGGACCTTGATATGTGCTTCTTCCACCCTCCACCTGATTTCAAAGGGTTTGCAAAGCTTATTAGTATTAATCTTCAACATGTCATTTTTGATCCAACAATATTTAGGAATCTCATAACCAAATGCCCATTGCTTGAAAGTTTGATGTTGACAAGGTGCACCACATTTGACGTTCTTGAAATTGATGCCCCTAATCTCAAATGCTTCGACTTTCTTGGAACATCGAAGTTCATTTGCTTCAAGAATGTCCCTATGCTTAAAACCGTTGCTGTATGTATCAATCGGATTTTGATGGATACATCAACTTTTTGTTCTAATCTTACAAAGTTCTTCCATTTCATGCCTTCCCTGGAGGAATTTGAACTAGGTGGTTCATCATTAGAG TACTTGAACATGGGAGGTATACTAGAGAATCCCCCGGCTGCTCTAAACAATGTCAAATCCCTATGTATTTCGGACATGTCTTTCAGAAATGTTGAGGAGGTTTCTAGTGCAGTTTACTTGATTACAAGCTGCCCTAAATTACAAGAACTTACAATTGAATGT GAAGCAGTAGGCATTGTGGTGGAACCTGTTATACAATTCTTACGAGCCAAAGCAATCTCATGTGGTGCTATGAAGCTGCTTAAAAGTGTGGAAATGCGTTATTTTATTGGTTTTGAGATGGAAATAGAATTTGTGAAGTTTATATTGGCATCTGCACCGGTACTTAAGGAAATCTTCATTTGGAGTAGCGGGCAGTTTCATCGGGGTACACAGATGATGGATGAGATAAAACAATTCCATCGAGAATCACCCAACGTTAGATTCAAATTCGAAGAAATGTGA